From a single Microbacterium murale genomic region:
- a CDS encoding GntR family transcriptional regulator produces the protein MTSDAPLYRRVAERIARRIADGEFPVGTLLPGEQTLATEHGVARGTVRSALALLARRGVVAPRSGAGWIVQSSSHTQALAAFGSFAQWAHNRGLTPGGHVIRETEGAATADEARLLRIAQDSPVLRFTRLRSLDAHVVMVERAVYPGWLAHVLRGLPVDTPSHAAVLDAAGYGESFGSHRIDAVAASSEDARLLGIRRSSPLLRVRRQAFARDGRPIDLTEDRYLPDSVSFEASSTSDARPGGWTRALS, from the coding sequence ATGACCTCCGACGCGCCGCTGTACCGCCGCGTCGCCGAGCGGATCGCACGACGGATCGCCGATGGGGAGTTCCCGGTCGGCACTCTGCTACCAGGAGAACAGACGCTCGCCACGGAGCATGGTGTCGCGCGCGGTACCGTGCGCAGCGCATTGGCGCTGCTCGCACGTCGCGGAGTCGTCGCGCCGCGATCCGGCGCCGGGTGGATCGTGCAGTCGTCGTCGCACACGCAGGCACTCGCCGCGTTCGGATCGTTCGCCCAGTGGGCGCACAATCGCGGCCTCACACCCGGCGGCCACGTCATCCGGGAGACGGAAGGCGCGGCGACGGCCGATGAGGCCCGCCTGCTGCGGATCGCACAGGACTCCCCCGTGCTGCGGTTCACACGCCTGCGCAGTCTCGACGCGCACGTGGTGATGGTCGAACGCGCCGTGTACCCGGGGTGGCTCGCGCACGTGCTCCGAGGGCTGCCCGTCGACACGCCGTCGCACGCCGCGGTGCTCGACGCGGCCGGGTACGGCGAGTCGTTCGGATCGCACCGGATCGACGCGGTGGCCGCGTCCAGCGAGGATGCACGACTTCTCGGCATCCGACGATCGAGCCCTCTGCTGCGGGTGCGGCGGCAGGCCTTCGCTCGCGACGGGCGCCCGATCGATCTCACCGAGGACCGCTACCTGCCCGACTCCGTGTCCTTCGAGGCGTCATCGACCTCCGACGCGCGACCCGGAGGGTGGACCCGCGCCCTCTCCTGA